A portion of the Bombus pascuorum chromosome 8, iyBomPasc1.1, whole genome shotgun sequence genome contains these proteins:
- the LOC132909759 gene encoding programmed cell death 6-interacting protein codes for MAELIAVPLKKPSDVDVIKPLTNIIKSTYNSANDQKDYTEAIADFSKLRNNALWRAFEKYESSLEVIYSYYDQLCALEGKIPAHELQIPFKWKDAFDRTIFGGKLSLTISTLAYEKVCVLFNIAALQSSVAAAQSLESDEGLKLAAKLFQQSAGIFNYLKANVMMAIQQEPTPDISPETLGALSALMLAQAQEIFVHKAIHDAMKNGIIARLAAQAEELYADTLKLFQKEIFRAFWDKEWVPLIAGKQAGYRAMTEFYQSLVCKNNKSIGEEIARLEHAVELFKAAQQRSNKSHLFQDYANKAQRNLTEVKKDNDFIYHERIPDIKSLEPVGKANVAKLLSMPEVFSSNFKDLFADLLPVSVHQALSSYEVRRNELVNSEISKLREMTQILNGVLASLNLPAAIEDTSGTELPQSVLEKAQYVKDAGGIQALENSMKELPDLLQRNKELLDECERMLQEERESDDQLREQFKERWTRIPSSRLTEQFTITLRKYREIINNAVSADKVVREKYENHKESMETLSLHANDLINAVPAGSAVQETNTVVQLRKLMEDIETLKTERDVIESELKSAITDMKATFLSALAKDGGIDEPNLSVESIGKTYGPLQKQVRDSVARQEQLIAEIQMCHTQFTVEQSGRGSSREAMLCKLAAAYDAFKELKGNLNEGAKFYNDLTQLLVVFQNKISDFCFARKTEKEELLKDLTTNLSHTGPTPTPNIPSHHGATSGQSQSGIEQSGSSQLPYPSYFQGGMPVPYGAGPTTPYPTYISPPMPTTYNPYATMPYPAQGSYNPYQNMPPTPYGGYATLPRYGGNQHPRQGHPF; via the exons ATGGCTGAACTAATTGCGGTACCGTTGAAGAAACCGTCTGATGTTGATGTAATTAAACCacttacaaatattattaaatcaacGTATAATAGCGCAAACGATCAAAAAGATTATACGGAAGCAATCGCAGATTTTAGTAAATTAAGGAATAATGCTTTGTGGCGAGCTTTCGAGAAATACGAAAGTTCTTTGGAGGTTATATACAG tTACTATGATCAATTGTGTGCATTGGAAGGCAAGATACCTGCTCATGAATTACAAATTCCATTTAAGTGGAAAGATGCATTTGATCGTACCATATTTGGTGGAAAACTCAGTTTGA CAATTAGTACATTAGCATATGAAAAAGTctgtgtattatttaatattgctGCTTTGCAAAGTTCAGTTGCAGCAGCACAGTCTTTAGAAAGTGATGAAGGATTGAAACTGgctgcaaaattatttcaa CAATCTGCTGGTATCTTTAATTATCTTAAAGCAAATGTTATGATGGCTATTCAACAAGAACCAACACCAGATATCAGTCCAGAAACATTAGGAGCATTATCTGCATTAATGCTTGCTCAGGcacaagaaatatttgtacataaaGCAATCCATGATGCTATGAAAAATGGGATTATTGCTAGACTAGCTGCACAGGCAGAAGAATTGTACGCggatacattaaaattatttcaaaaggAGATTTTTAGGGCATTTTGGGATAAAGAATGGGTTCCTTTA ATTGCAGGAAAACAAGCTGGATATCGGGCAATGACCGAATTTTATCAATCATTAGTATGCAAGAATAACAAGTCAATTGGAGAAGAAATTGCCAGATTAGAG CATGCTGTGGAATTGTTTAAAGCTGCACAACAACGTTCAAACAAATCTCACTTATTCCAAGACTATGCTAACAAAGCACAGAGGAATCTAACAgaagtaaaaaaagataatgattttatttatcatgaAAGAATACCAGATATAAAGTCTTTGGAACCAGTTGGAAAAGCTAATGTTGCAAAACTGTTATCAATGCCTGAAGTTTTTAGCTCCAACTTTAAAG atCTTTTTGCTGATTTATTACCTGTTAGTGTACATCAAGCATTATCATCTTATGAAGTTCGTCGAAATGAATTGGTTAATTcagaaatatctaaattacgCGAAATGACACAAATTTTAAACGG TGTGTTGGCAAGTTTAAATTTACCAGCTGCTATTGAAGATACAAGTGGAACTGAGTTACCTCAATCTGTATTAGAGAAGGCTCAATATGTAAAAGATGCAGGCGGAATTCAAGCTTTGGAAAATTCTATGAAAGAATTGCCTGATCtattacaaagaaataaagaacTTTTGGACGAG TGTGAACGAATGTTACAAGAGGAACGTGAGTCTGATGATCAATTAAGAGAACAATTTAAAGAACGTTGGACAAGAATACCTAGCAGTCGTTTAACAGAGCAATTTACTATTACTCTACGGAAATAtcgtgaaattattaataatgctGTATCCGCTGATAAG gTTGTTCgtgagaaatatgaaaatcacAAGGAAAGTATGGAAACTTTAAGTTTGCATGCAAATGATTTGATTAATGCTGTGCCAGCTGGATCGGCAGTTCAAGAAACCAATACTGTTGTTCAACTTAGGAAGTTAATGGAAGAT attgaaacattaaaaacagAACGCGATGTTATAGAAAGTGAACTGAAATCTGCTATTACCGATATGAAAGCAACGTTCTTGTCAGCGCTTGCAAAAGATGGCGGAATTGATGAACCAAATTTATCAGTTGAAAGTATAGGAAAAACTTATGGACCTTTACAAAAACAAGTGAGAGATAGCGTTGCTCGCCAAGAACAATTAATTGCTGAGATTCAG atgTGTCATACACAATTTACAGTCGAACAATCTGGTAGAGGTAGTTCAAGAGAAGCAATGTTATGTAAATTAGCAGCTGCTTATGATGCATTTAAAGAATTGAAAGGCAACTTAAACGAAGGtgctaaattttataatgatttaACACAG ttGCTAGTAGTcttccaaaataaaatatcggaCTTCTGCTTCGCTCGGAAAACCGAGAAAGAAGAACTACTGAAAGATTTAACAACAAATTTGAGTCATACTGGGCCAACTCCAACTCCTAACATTCCATCTCATCACGGAG caaCATCCGGACAAAGCCAATCAGGAATAGAACAAAGTGGATCATCGCAATTACCATATCCTTCGTATTTCCAAGGTGGAATGCCTGTACCGTATGGAGCTGGTCCTACTACACCATATCCCACATATATCTCCCCTCCTATGCCTACAACGTATAATCCATATGCAACAATGCCTTATCCCGCGCAAG